TTTCAATCGCTACCAATGAGTTTTACAAAAATTCAAATGGCGAGAAAGAACAAAACACCCAATGGCACAATGTCGTAGCATGGGGAAAAATTGCCGAAATCGTAGAAAAATATGTAGGCAAAGGAAAAGAAGTTGCCTTAGAGGGCAAATTGACATCACGCTCTTATGAAACCAAAGAGGGAGAGAAAAGATATGTTACCGAAGTGGTAGCCAATGAAATTCTTCTTATGGGAATTAAAGGTGATGGAAACACTAGTAAATAACTAAAATTAAAAGAGGGCGTTCCCGTGGAAAGTTGCGCCCTCTTTTTCATTATTAACTTCTAAAAATAGAATCAGAATGAAGACACAAGTTAACAAAATAAAAGAGGATCTGCAACAATTTATAGGTTCAGAAACCTTTTATAAAATTCCTTTAATAGGAACTAAATTTACAGATGGGATAAAATATTTGGCAGATACAGCTGAGTGCTTTTGGTTAGTGACCGATGCATCAGTAATAGCAAAAAGTTTAATGACTAAAAGCTATTTTGTAACCATCGATTTTAAACGGCTTTCCGAAAAAGAAAGAGCAGAAAAACAATGTGAAGCTATCATTAATTATAGCGATGGAAATGATAACATTTTTGAAACGCATAGGTACAATGTAACTGATTTTCCTTTGGATGAATTGCGATTGTTTTTTGTTGATAATACACTGATGCTTCCCAGTGAATACTGATTTTTTTGGTCATGGTATATCTCAATTATACAAACCTCGATAACGAAACCCAAGAACGTTTGGTTTCGATTTCCAAAAAAGATGTTGAACAGAAATTTGGAAATGATTTGAAACGATACGCCAAAGAACATCATTTAAAATATGAAACGCTTTTGGAAGAAGAAGCTCTAAAAAATTTGTATTCTTATGACTATGTTTTCAATATTTAAAAGCTAATTATTAACCCAGGATCTTTAAGTTTTTAAAGGTCCTTTTTTTGTTCTGTTATTTTGGATTTTGCAATAAAAAGAGTGGATTGCAAAGAATTATTTTAAACTTCAAATTAAACACTCTTAAAAAATCGAATTTCTATTCTTATTGAAGCAAAAGCCATTACATTTTTAGATGTAATGGTATTTTTTTGTCCCGGTAAATCGGGACGAAAAGGAATAGCAAGAGGGTAACACGCTAGCGCGATGTTTCAGTTTTTAGTTTTTACAAAACACTAGTAAAATCAATGGTTTTGAGAGATTGAATGTTTTAGTTAATGAGTTTTTAGCATCGTTTTTCAGAAAAAAACCTCTCAGACCAATAAAAATAACAAATTTTTTCAGAAAAAATGGATAAAGGTTATGAAAAAGAACGCTTTGAGATGCTCGGGATTAAAGTTTCGGTGGCAAAAAGATTTCGGAAATTTTGTAAAAAAATGTCAAAGTCCCAATCCATGACATTGCTTCTGATGCTTGACTTTTTTGAGGAGAATGGGA
The nucleotide sequence above comes from Flavobacteriaceae bacterium HL-DH10. Encoded proteins:
- the ssb gene encoding single-stranded DNA-binding protein, which translates into the protein MSTLKNKVQLIGNVGNEPEITNLDSGKKVAKFSIATNEFYKNSNGEKEQNTQWHNVVAWGKIAEIVEKYVGKGKEVALEGKLTSRSYETKEGEKRYVTEVVANEILLMGIKGDGNTSK